In Acidobacteriota bacterium, the genomic stretch TTTTTACTCTCCCTGGCATTCTTGCTCTTATCTCTTTCTTCCCTACTGAAAATCCTTTTTTTCTTGTCGAATTTCTTTCATACTCAGAACTTTTTTCTACCTCAAAATATCTTCCATTTATATTAATTAAATAGTTTAATCCATTTTTATGCATAAAGCAATTATAAATTCTGTCTCCAAT encodes the following:
- a CDS encoding acetyl-CoA carboxylase biotin carboxyl carrier protein subunit, which encodes IGDRIYNCFMHKNGLNYLININGRYFEVEKSSEYERNSTRKKGFSVGKKEIRARMPGRVKKILKERGEPVKEGEGVLVVEAMKMENEIKSPIEGEIKEMSVRLDKNLETGDLLFIVE